A window of the Streptomyces sp. Ag109_O5-10 genome harbors these coding sequences:
- a CDS encoding GNAT family N-acetyltransferase: protein MTSTFPNISISTERLVLRPLDEDDVPALAEMMNDEQVAAWTSVPQPYGEDTARRWITEHAPAERLAGRGLDLAVTEFLTQRLVGVVRLARTNWHIRSTELSYIIAPWARGEGYASEAALATAQWLLGDQKLERIELRTAADNAAAQQVAQKIGCISEGVLRNACIVHVRTEDGTWADVRSDYIVWSLLPEDLEGAGEELAGSDGFTSWN, encoded by the coding sequence ATGACTAGCACCTTCCCCAACATCTCCATCAGCACGGAGCGGTTGGTGCTGCGTCCCCTCGACGAGGACGACGTGCCCGCGCTGGCCGAGATGATGAACGACGAGCAGGTGGCGGCCTGGACCAGCGTCCCGCAGCCGTACGGCGAGGACACCGCCCGGCGCTGGATCACCGAGCACGCCCCGGCCGAACGGCTCGCCGGCCGGGGCCTGGACCTCGCCGTCACGGAGTTCCTCACCCAGCGCCTGGTCGGCGTCGTCCGGCTCGCCAGGACCAACTGGCACATCCGGTCGACCGAGTTGTCGTACATCATCGCCCCCTGGGCCCGGGGCGAGGGCTACGCCTCCGAGGCCGCGCTCGCCACCGCGCAGTGGCTGCTCGGCGACCAGAAGCTGGAGCGCATCGAACTGCGCACCGCCGCCGACAACGCCGCCGCACAGCAGGTGGCGCAGAAGATCGGCTGCATCAGCGAGGGCGTGCTGCGCAATGCCTGCATAGTCCACGTCCGCACGGAGGACGGCACCTGGGCCGACGTGCGCAGCGACTACATCGTGTGGAGCCTGCTCCCGGAGGACCTGGAGGGCGCGGGCGAGGAACTCGCCGGCAGCGACGGCTTCACCTCCTGGAACTGA
- the cbiE gene encoding precorrin-6y C5,15-methyltransferase (decarboxylating) subunit CbiE: MADRVTVIGWDGSPLTAAGRGALGAATLVAGAAHHLALPEVPPGAERIRLGSVALAARRIAGHRGTAVVLADGDPGFFGVVRTLRAPEFGLEVEVVPAVSSVAAAFARAGMPWDDAQVVVAHRRTLRRAVNVCRAHTKVAVLTSPGAGPAELGLLMDGVHRTFVICEELGTEREQVHVVTSDKAADHAWRDPNVVIVIGGTTGAVPAPEGGGWIAGRDPAAGPRGWVLPDAEYGDGAPLGEGETDLLRAAQLARLGPRVGDLVWDIGCGSGAFATEAARAGAAVIAVDRDLAACVRSDAAARRFGVQLQIVNGAAPHVLENLPEPDVVRVGGGGAAVVNAVADRRPQRIVTHAATRDAAELVGRDLTEHGYQVECALLQSVELDTRAWTETERNVAFLLSGVLPERAP, encoded by the coding sequence ATGGCCGACCGGGTCACGGTGATCGGCTGGGACGGCTCGCCCCTGACCGCCGCAGGGCGCGGCGCACTCGGCGCCGCCACGCTCGTCGCGGGCGCGGCCCACCATCTCGCCCTTCCCGAAGTGCCGCCCGGCGCGGAACGCATCCGCCTCGGCAGCGTCGCCCTCGCCGCCCGCCGCATCGCCGGCCACCGCGGCACCGCCGTGGTGCTCGCCGACGGCGACCCCGGCTTCTTCGGCGTGGTACGGACCCTGCGCGCCCCCGAGTTCGGCCTGGAGGTCGAGGTCGTGCCCGCCGTCTCCTCGGTGGCCGCCGCCTTCGCCCGCGCCGGGATGCCCTGGGACGACGCACAGGTGGTCGTCGCACACCGGCGCACCCTGCGACGCGCGGTGAACGTGTGCCGCGCCCACACCAAGGTCGCCGTCCTCACCTCGCCCGGCGCCGGGCCCGCCGAACTCGGCCTCCTCATGGATGGCGTCCACCGCACCTTCGTCATCTGCGAGGAACTCGGCACCGAACGCGAGCAGGTCCACGTCGTGACCTCCGACAAGGCCGCCGACCACGCCTGGCGCGACCCCAACGTCGTCATCGTCATCGGCGGCACGACCGGAGCGGTGCCGGCACCCGAGGGCGGCGGCTGGATCGCCGGCCGCGATCCGGCCGCCGGCCCGCGCGGCTGGGTGCTGCCCGACGCGGAGTACGGCGACGGTGCCCCGCTCGGCGAAGGGGAAACGGATCTGCTGCGGGCCGCCCAACTCGCCCGGCTGGGGCCCCGGGTCGGCGACCTCGTCTGGGACATCGGCTGCGGCAGCGGTGCGTTCGCCACGGAGGCCGCGCGCGCCGGGGCCGCCGTCATCGCCGTCGACCGGGACCTCGCGGCCTGCGTGCGCAGCGACGCGGCCGCCCGGAGGTTCGGTGTCCAGCTCCAGATCGTCAACGGCGCTGCCCCGCACGTGCTGGAGAACCTTCCCGAACCCGACGTCGTCCGGGTCGGCGGCGGGGGAGCGGCGGTGGTGAACGCGGTCGCCGACCGGCGCCCGCAGCGCATCGTCACCCACGCCGCCACCCGCGACGCGGCCGAACTCGTCGGACGAGACCTGACCGAGCACGGATACCAGGTCGAGTGCGCCCTGCTGCAGTCCGTCGAACTCGACACCAGGGCCTGGACGGAGACCGAGCGGAACGTCGCGTTCCTGCTCAGCGGTGTTCTGCCCGAGCGTGCCCCGTGA